The proteins below come from a single Hyphomicrobium denitrificans ATCC 51888 genomic window:
- a CDS encoding DUF2778 domain-containing protein, with amino-acid sequence MIDKPNTSLSRLLVLAAAGMLLTASPGRAQQPPNPAEAAGQIADFFGKVGDQIYENCIFELSDEQIEVQHALVKAYIEHGASGASARKLAAKQIQPPKLSAECEQIRNMPRMAQPPPTEAALPPGAWEPKVAATPKAKTTPAPPPIPPARAISLASKKVLPQWDCAEGVDYVTIQHKGYPRKLTGGEICNPFQDVVHEVPAAVGNFRLGYTIKTGRLFVITEGGARGQTIAWAISGREVCRNNPDPDCLATRAVGPLPPGEYTFSANKDQRVTWGPTIKRYVVGVYLKKLWGKEQYTPQQTSAILARGNIAIHERLKGEMSEACLGFEPNGWAYVASLIKNARATGLSVYVDEPYPQVAENPPIVVASSFSLTSIFK; translated from the coding sequence GTGATCGACAAGCCAAACACATCTCTGTCGAGACTGCTCGTTCTCGCCGCCGCTGGAATGCTGCTGACGGCATCGCCCGGACGCGCCCAGCAGCCCCCGAATCCCGCCGAAGCAGCTGGCCAGATCGCAGACTTTTTCGGCAAGGTCGGCGACCAGATCTACGAGAATTGCATTTTCGAGCTTTCCGACGAGCAGATCGAGGTCCAGCACGCCCTCGTCAAAGCTTACATCGAGCACGGCGCGAGCGGAGCGTCGGCAAGAAAACTCGCCGCGAAACAGATTCAGCCGCCGAAGCTGTCAGCCGAATGCGAGCAAATCCGGAATATGCCGCGCATGGCACAGCCTCCGCCGACGGAAGCAGCGCTTCCGCCCGGTGCCTGGGAACCGAAAGTCGCGGCGACGCCGAAAGCCAAAACAACACCTGCGCCGCCGCCGATACCGCCCGCACGCGCCATCAGCCTCGCGAGCAAGAAAGTTCTGCCGCAGTGGGACTGCGCCGAAGGCGTCGACTACGTCACGATCCAGCACAAGGGTTATCCTCGAAAGCTGACCGGCGGCGAGATCTGCAATCCGTTCCAGGACGTCGTGCATGAAGTCCCGGCCGCGGTCGGAAACTTCCGCTTGGGCTATACGATTAAAACCGGCCGCCTGTTCGTCATCACCGAAGGCGGCGCGCGCGGCCAGACGATCGCCTGGGCCATCTCCGGCCGCGAAGTCTGCAGAAACAATCCCGACCCTGACTGCCTTGCGACGCGTGCCGTCGGGCCGTTGCCGCCCGGCGAATACACGTTCTCGGCGAACAAGGATCAGCGCGTCACCTGGGGGCCGACGATCAAGCGCTATGTCGTCGGCGTTTACCTCAAGAAGCTCTGGGGCAAGGAACAGTATACGCCGCAGCAGACGTCAGCCATCCTTGCGCGCGGCAATATCGCAATCCACGAACGCCTGAAGGGTGAGATGTCGGAAGCCTGCCTCGGCTTCGAACCCAACGGCTGGGCTTACGTCGCCTCGCTGATCAAGAACGCGCGCGCCACCGGCCTCAGCGTCTACGTCGACGAGCCCTATCCGCAGGTTGCGGAAAATCCCCCGATCGTCGTCGCATCCTCGTTCTCGCTGACCTCGATTTTCAAATAA
- a CDS encoding zf-HC2 domain-containing protein: protein MTNPITCKDSTWLVSESRERTLSKEELQDLEGHIAECPYCKGASTQFAVLFKQLDHYLGNSRAEKDETG, encoded by the coding sequence ATGACGAACCCGATCACCTGCAAGGACTCAACCTGGCTCGTCAGCGAATCTCGCGAGCGCACGCTTTCGAAAGAAGAGTTGCAGGACCTCGAGGGCCACATCGCGGAATGCCCCTACTGCAAAGGCGCGAGCACGCAGTTCGCGGTCCTTTTCAAACAGCTCGACCATTATCTCGGAAACAGCAGAGCGGAAAAAGACGAGACCGGCTGA
- a CDS encoding sigma-70 family RNA polymerase sigma factor, whose protein sequence is MDTRLRKTIAEEAAEYRPLLYRMALTQLKNAAAAEDATQETLLAAIEKADSFERRSTLRTWLFSILRFKILDVMRDQSKSRRRDSGLPAEHAVIDDDNSRTFDTLFDDSGCWIDTKDVWTNPHTVAERDAFFKVLEVCMTRLPARTSRAFLMREWLELDPPEICRELGISQGNLRILLYRARMQLRLCLDLNWQRD, encoded by the coding sequence ATGGACACCCGCCTTCGCAAAACGATCGCCGAGGAAGCCGCCGAATACAGGCCGCTGCTCTATCGGATGGCGCTGACGCAGCTGAAGAACGCAGCGGCGGCCGAGGACGCAACGCAGGAAACGCTGCTCGCGGCCATCGAGAAAGCCGACAGTTTCGAACGCCGCTCGACGCTGCGAACGTGGCTGTTCTCCATCCTGCGCTTCAAGATTCTCGACGTCATGCGTGATCAGTCCAAGTCGCGGCGGCGAGACAGCGGGCTCCCCGCCGAACATGCCGTCATCGACGACGACAATTCGCGCACCTTCGACACGTTGTTCGATGACAGTGGTTGCTGGATCGACACCAAGGACGTCTGGACGAACCCTCACACCGTCGCGGAGCGCGATGCATTCTTCAAAGTCCTTGAAGTGTGCATGACGCGCCTTCCGGCCCGAACATCTCGCGCGTTTCTGATGCGCGAATGGCTCGAACTCGATCCGCCTGAAATTTGCCGGGAACTCGGGATCTCCCAGGGCAACCTGCGCATTCTGCTGTACAGGGCGCGGATGCAGTTGCGGCTTTGCCTCGACTTGAATTGGCAGCGAGATTGA
- a CDS encoding catalase family peroxidase gives MKEAAIPLLIAAAISLLAINAKAEEVPPEAMVDAVNGVFGVHQGARAVHAKGTVLTGTFAASPEAAALTTAPHLQAGSTVPVTVRFSNFAGIPTIADNDGLASPRGLALKFKLADGSETDIVAHSFNGFPVATTGEFRQLLIALGTSKPDTPKPTPLDTFLGDHPIAKTFLTAAKPNPVSFASLPYYAVNAFKLTNKDGKAAFVRYQIVPAGGEHYLSDADAKAAAASYLSDEIKKRVGEGPVAFTLVAQIADAGDKVDDPSIAWPADRKTVPLGTITLTKSAGDDAANKELVFMPNAVPAGIEAADPMIADRGAVYAASFARRNP, from the coding sequence ATGAAGGAAGCTGCTATTCCGCTGCTGATTGCCGCCGCGATTTCATTGCTCGCCATCAATGCCAAGGCCGAGGAGGTGCCACCCGAAGCAATGGTCGATGCCGTCAACGGCGTATTCGGCGTGCACCAGGGTGCGCGCGCCGTTCACGCCAAGGGAACGGTTCTGACCGGAACGTTCGCTGCCTCGCCCGAAGCCGCCGCGCTCACGACTGCGCCACATCTGCAGGCGGGGTCGACTGTGCCGGTCACGGTGCGATTCTCGAATTTCGCCGGTATACCGACGATTGCGGATAACGATGGGTTGGCCAGTCCGCGCGGACTGGCGTTGAAGTTCAAGCTCGCGGATGGTTCGGAGACAGACATCGTCGCGCATTCGTTCAACGGCTTTCCCGTCGCGACTACCGGTGAGTTCCGCCAGCTTCTCATCGCGCTTGGGACGAGCAAGCCCGATACGCCAAAGCCGACGCCGCTCGATACGTTCCTTGGCGATCACCCGATTGCCAAGACGTTCCTGACTGCCGCGAAGCCCAATCCGGTGAGCTTCGCCAGCCTGCCGTACTATGCGGTGAACGCCTTCAAGCTCACGAACAAGGACGGCAAGGCGGCGTTCGTCCGCTACCAAATCGTGCCGGCTGGGGGAGAGCACTATCTAAGCGACGCGGACGCGAAGGCGGCGGCCGCTTCCTACCTCAGTGACGAAATCAAAAAGCGCGTCGGCGAAGGTCCGGTGGCGTTCACGCTCGTCGCGCAGATCGCGGATGCCGGTGACAAGGTCGACGATCCGTCGATCGCATGGCCCGCAGATCGCAAGACGGTCCCGCTTGGGACGATCACGCTGACGAAAAGCGCGGGTGACGATGCGGCAAACAAAGAACTCGTGTTCATGCCGAATGCGGTTCCGGCCGGGATAGAGGCTGCCGATCCGATGATTGCGGATCGCGGGGCCGTGTATGCGGCGTCCTTCGCGCGCAGAAATCCTTGA
- a CDS encoding MFS transporter, which translates to MTGSKNVSTRRVLFASLAGTTIEFFDFYIYATAAVLVFPQLFFPSADATTATLQSFATFSIAFFARPVGAMLFGHFGDRVGRKATLVAALLTMGIATIMIGILPTYETAGVWAPLLLALCRFFQGLGLGGEWGGAVLLATENAPQGKKAWFGMFPQLGAPIGFLCSTGVFLAITELLTDQQFLSFGWRIPFIASAVLVFVGLYVRLRISETPAFQKAIEKNERVRVPLATVFSRHFGLLILGTFGALATFVLFYLMTVFALSWGISNLGYTRQQFLPIQMIGVIFFGLTIPLSAWLADKVGRQTVLLWATALIGIFGLLFEPLFGGGSVASVVGFMVLGLALMGFTYGPLGTALSEPFPVGVRYTGASLAFNLAGIFGASLAPYVATTLATKFGIQAVGFYLTAASIITFLALWGISRHSHGVQTATLASQEQAG; encoded by the coding sequence TTGACCGGATCAAAGAACGTCTCGACGCGCCGCGTCCTGTTTGCAAGCCTTGCGGGTACGACGATCGAGTTCTTTGATTTCTACATTTACGCGACGGCGGCGGTTCTTGTTTTTCCGCAGTTGTTCTTTCCGAGCGCCGACGCGACGACTGCGACGCTGCAATCCTTCGCGACGTTTTCGATTGCATTTTTCGCGCGTCCCGTCGGCGCCATGCTGTTCGGGCATTTCGGCGATCGCGTCGGACGCAAGGCGACTCTGGTAGCGGCGCTGCTGACGATGGGCATCGCGACGATCATGATCGGCATCCTGCCGACGTATGAGACCGCAGGCGTCTGGGCTCCGTTGCTGCTCGCGCTATGCCGCTTCTTTCAAGGTCTCGGGCTCGGCGGCGAGTGGGGCGGTGCGGTGCTGCTCGCGACCGAGAACGCGCCACAAGGGAAGAAGGCGTGGTTCGGCATGTTTCCGCAGCTCGGCGCGCCCATCGGCTTTCTTTGCTCGACGGGCGTGTTTCTTGCGATCACCGAACTGCTGACCGATCAGCAATTCCTTTCGTTCGGATGGCGCATACCGTTCATCGCCAGCGCCGTTCTGGTTTTTGTCGGGCTTTATGTGCGTCTGCGGATTTCTGAAACGCCGGCATTTCAGAAAGCGATCGAGAAGAACGAGCGCGTGCGTGTGCCTTTGGCGACGGTATTTTCGCGGCACTTCGGGCTGCTGATCCTTGGGACGTTCGGAGCTTTGGCGACGTTCGTTCTCTTCTATCTGATGACGGTTTTTGCCTTGAGCTGGGGGATCAGCAACCTCGGTTATACGCGGCAGCAGTTCCTGCCCATTCAGATGATCGGCGTGATCTTCTTCGGACTGACTATTCCGCTGTCGGCGTGGCTCGCAGACAAGGTCGGCCGTCAGACGGTTCTGCTGTGGGCGACGGCGCTCATCGGCATCTTCGGGCTCCTGTTCGAACCGCTTTTCGGCGGCGGGAGCGTGGCGAGCGTCGTTGGCTTCATGGTTCTCGGTCTAGCGCTGATGGGCTTTACGTACGGCCCGCTCGGCACGGCGCTTTCGGAGCCGTTCCCTGTCGGCGTGCGCTATACGGGGGCGTCGCTGGCGTTCAATCTCGCCGGGATATTCGGAGCTTCGCTGGCTCCCTACGTTGCGACGACGCTCGCGACGAAGTTCGGCATTCAGGCCGTGGGCTTCTATCTGACGGCGGCGTCGATCATCACGTTCCTGGCTCTGTGGGGAATCAGCCGGCATTCGCACGGCGTCCAGACGGCGACTTTGGCCTCGCAGGAGCAGGCTGGCTGA
- a CDS encoding SLBB domain-containing protein, translating into MLHDDSEARADDEHASSQDAEPADEDRARVCVGLPCALAGAEQFCHSLVESGLVRSDEITRETCLAQCWRAPAIGRDGRIYSGACETSDFGPAESFEQYCASGGYGVLKSCLAKRRSLESVLCALSSAAVRLFEKADAPFGVRIRELRARYSTVKIVMLIDEHGPGEMAQSFFLAQFPQRVLEGLLIVAHALGAPEIVLCYSRRHESACRKFYKEFLFLKNRGLGANVRFTLIDAESQSEQQSLRQICLTSNSEEPSASALIADPEFVAWVPEIVATGDALDGDAASGPQTLYALLGCVSRPGIYKAPVFSTVHELIALAGGIRAGESLHSFVPGDWDRVALPAHHSNLRVDAEILGHTERMTFPIVFISKSDNLQRQTAFPSFSN; encoded by the coding sequence GTGCTTCACGACGACAGCGAGGCGCGTGCGGACGACGAGCACGCTTCCAGCCAAGATGCTGAGCCCGCGGATGAAGATCGCGCACGCGTTTGCGTCGGGCTGCCATGCGCGCTGGCCGGAGCGGAACAGTTTTGTCACTCTCTCGTCGAGTCCGGGCTCGTTCGAAGCGACGAGATCACGCGCGAGACGTGTCTGGCACAGTGCTGGCGCGCGCCGGCCATCGGCCGGGACGGACGCATCTACTCGGGCGCTTGCGAGACATCAGACTTCGGACCGGCCGAGTCGTTCGAGCAATATTGTGCGTCCGGCGGCTATGGGGTTCTGAAAAGCTGTCTGGCCAAGCGGCGCAGTCTCGAAAGCGTTCTCTGCGCGCTATCCTCGGCGGCGGTTCGCTTGTTCGAGAAGGCGGATGCGCCTTTTGGCGTGCGTATTCGCGAGCTTCGCGCTCGGTACTCAACGGTCAAAATCGTCATGCTCATTGACGAGCATGGACCTGGAGAAATGGCGCAATCCTTCTTCCTGGCGCAGTTTCCGCAACGGGTGCTTGAAGGCTTGCTGATCGTCGCGCATGCGCTTGGCGCGCCGGAGATCGTTCTTTGCTACAGCCGCAGGCACGAGAGTGCGTGCCGCAAATTCTATAAAGAATTTCTTTTCCTGAAGAATCGTGGACTTGGCGCGAATGTCCGCTTCACATTGATCGATGCCGAAAGCCAGTCGGAGCAGCAAAGTTTGCGGCAGATCTGTCTGACGTCGAACAGCGAGGAGCCGAGCGCGTCGGCGCTGATCGCCGATCCCGAGTTCGTCGCGTGGGTGCCTGAAATCGTCGCGACGGGTGATGCGCTCGACGGCGATGCCGCGAGCGGTCCGCAAACGCTCTATGCGTTGCTCGGGTGTGTTTCACGGCCTGGGATCTACAAGGCTCCGGTGTTCAGCACCGTTCACGAACTCATCGCGCTGGCTGGCGGCATCCGGGCAGGCGAGAGTTTGCATAGCTTTGTGCCTGGCGATTGGGATCGCGTTGCCCTGCCTGCGCATCACAGCAATCTTCGCGTCGATGCAGAAATTCTCGGACACACGGAACGAATGACTTTTCCTATCGTCTTTATTTCAAAAAGCGATAATCTGCAGCGCCAGACGGCGTTTCCAAGTTTCTCAAACTAG
- a CDS encoding LysR family transcriptional regulator, whose product MKLKHRTLPFDLRSLEIFLAVCETGGMAAAASELGLTQPAVSQTISELEKRTGTDLFDRKCRPLALTLSGSLMRQRATALLSDAHQISPLLQDAKQGKVTFIRVGLVDSLNRALTIKLSEYLQSRAGKVAILSGLTAAHASELLTRKLDLFLGVDDLEETAGLERWEIGREPYVLLLPAGTRMVQTIDDLKRLAETKPFIRFSARSQTGVEIERHLRRLGIVAAQSFEYDSPYSVAAMVSAGQGFAISTALCISESQLGREGLVTCPLPGPIVSRKLSVVARFRELGQIPRDVADVTRLALGEHICALNV is encoded by the coding sequence ATGAAACTTAAACACCGAACATTGCCGTTCGATCTTCGCTCGCTGGAGATATTTCTCGCCGTCTGCGAAACCGGAGGCATGGCCGCCGCTGCGAGCGAACTTGGGCTGACGCAGCCTGCCGTGTCACAAACGATTTCCGAGCTCGAGAAGCGCACAGGTACGGATCTGTTCGACAGAAAGTGCCGCCCGCTTGCGCTTACTCTCAGCGGCTCGTTGATGCGTCAGCGCGCAACGGCGCTGCTGTCCGATGCACATCAGATTTCACCCTTGCTGCAAGATGCAAAGCAAGGAAAAGTCACGTTCATTCGCGTCGGACTGGTCGACTCTCTCAATCGCGCCCTGACGATAAAACTCTCCGAATATTTGCAGTCTCGCGCCGGCAAGGTTGCCATCCTCTCGGGTTTGACCGCAGCCCATGCGAGTGAATTGCTGACGCGCAAGCTCGACTTGTTTTTGGGCGTCGACGATCTCGAAGAAACGGCAGGCCTCGAACGCTGGGAGATCGGACGCGAGCCCTACGTCCTGTTGCTGCCCGCAGGCACGCGCATGGTTCAGACCATCGACGATCTGAAGCGCCTCGCGGAAACCAAGCCGTTCATCCGCTTCAGCGCGCGCTCGCAAACGGGCGTTGAGATCGAACGACATTTGCGCCGCCTTGGCATCGTGGCAGCGCAATCCTTTGAGTATGACAGTCCTTATTCCGTCGCGGCCATGGTCTCTGCGGGCCAAGGCTTCGCGATCTCCACCGCCCTCTGCATCTCGGAATCACAGCTCGGCAGAGAAGGCTTGGTAACTTGTCCGCTACCCGGCCCGATCGTCTCGCGAAAGCTCTCGGTCGTCGCGCGCTTTCGCGAGCTGGGTCAGATCCCGCGCGACGTCGCGGACGTCACGCGCCTCGCATTAGGCGAGCATATCTGCGCCCTGAATGTCTGA